The nucleotide sequence GAGACAAACTGGCCAAAGTGAGGAGCAGCTCCCGGCTACCCCTGTGAGTTTTCAGTGGACGTGCTATACCCCAGGAACAGCAAATCACCGGCATTCAGGCCACCACATCCCATCGGAGCCAgtggcagacattgctaatcaacCACAGCACAGTGGCCTTAGACGCTCAATGCGGTGCTCTGGGTAGCCATCACCAATCAATCGAGATGGAACCGATTGCCACCCCTGGCATGGTGGGTGTCCACGCTGGCATGCCCAGATGAGTCCTGACCTTCGGCCCCTGGCAGAGCCCTGCTGACTAAGCCTCGGGCCCATTAGCCAGGGCCTGGGTGAGGGCGTGAGGGCCGGCACTGAGGATGTGATGACGGCCTGAGCCCTTGGAGCTCCTGTGCATGCTGACCACGTCACCGCTGCTGGGCTCACGCTCTCCGTGCTGGCCGAAGAGGCCTCGGACGGTGGCCTGGAAGCCACTGGTGACGAAGCAGTAGACGATGGGGTCCATGCAGCTGTTGAGGCTGCTGAGGGTCACGGCCACGTGGTAGACCACGAGGCTCGTGTGGTGTGGCATGTCGGGCCACAGCGCCACGGCCACTTGGCGGGCGTGGAAGGGCGTGAAGCAGACGAGAAAGATGATGAGCACCGTGAGCAGGAGCTGCATGGCCCGCACGCGGCGCTGGCGACCCTGGTGGAGCAGACCCGGCCGCGACAGTGCACACATGATGCGGCCGGTAAACACGCTGATGACCAGCAGGGGCAGCAGGAACTCCAGGACAGTCAGCGCAAAGACACGGCAGCAGGGCCGGCTGCCTGTCACGCCCAGCACCGACAGGGTGACGGCACCGGCGGCCAGCCACACGAAGGCGCACACGGCCCTGGCACAGGCAGGCTGGCGGCAGCGGCGGGAGCCTTCGGGCCGCACGATGGCCAGGTAGCGGTCCACGCAGATGCAGGTGAGGAAGAGGATGGAGCAGTGCATGTTGAGGAAGTAACCGA is from Homo sapiens chromosome 8 genomic patch of type FIX, GRCh38.p14 PATCHES HG2031_PATCH and encodes:
- the GPR20 gene encoding G-protein coupled receptor 20 — encoded protein: MPSVSPAGPSAGAVPNATAVTTVRTNASGLEVPLFHLFARLDEELHGTFPGLWLALMAVHGAIFLAGLVLNGLALYVFCCRTRAKTPSVIYTINLVVTDLLVGLSLPTRFAVYYGARGCLRCAFPHVLGYFLNMHCSILFLTCICVDRYLAIVRPEGSRRCRQPACARAVCAFVWLAAGAVTLSVLGVTGSRPCCRVFALTVLEFLLPLLVISVFTGRIMCALSRPGLLHQGRQRRVRAMQLLLTVLIIFLVCFTPFHARQVAVALWPDMPHHTSLVVYHVAVTLSSLNSCMDPIVYCFVTSGFQATVRGLFGQHGEREPSSGDVVSMHRSSKGSGRHHILSAGPHALTQALANGPEA